One stretch of Desulfovibrio sp. UCD-KL4C DNA includes these proteins:
- a CDS encoding GPW/gp25 family protein, producing MKGMCAQTGKHLDGIAHLRQSITDILTTPIGSRIMRRTYGSNLFKLVDRPYSADLLVEYYSAVAEALQKWEPRFKLTKVIVESLDAAGHIILNLVGNYLPEGKEITLDGIVIS from the coding sequence ATGAAAGGTATGTGCGCCCAAACAGGCAAACATTTAGACGGTATTGCCCACCTCAGACAGTCCATTACGGATATCCTTACAACTCCAATCGGTTCAAGGATTATGCGCCGCACTTATGGCAGTAATTTATTTAAACTGGTTGATAGGCCATATAGTGCTGACCTGCTTGTTGAATACTATTCTGCCGTTGCCGAAGCCCTCCAAAAATGGGAGCCACGCTTTAAGCTGACTAAAGTTATAGTTGAAAGCCTTGATGCTGCCGGACACATTATTCTTAATTTGGTGGGCAATTATTTGCCGGAAGGAAAGGAAATAACCTTAGACGGGATTGTAATATCATGA